One genomic segment of Streptomyces sp. TLI_146 includes these proteins:
- the lepB gene encoding signal peptidase I → MAVGARSGHDEPEERPDGPADPPAQAQADSGGGGTADGSGGDGEPGGSGSGPRKQRSFWKELPLLIGIALILALLIKTFLVQAFSIPSDSMQDTLQRGDRVLVDKLTPWFGSTPERGEVVVFHDPGGWLEDQKPAEPNAVQKFLSFIGLMPSAEEKDLIKRVIATGGDTVECKKGGPVKVNGHALNEPYIYPGDSACDDMPFGPIKVPKGRIWVMGDHRQNSLDSRYHQELPGGGTVSNDEVVGRAFTIAWPLNRIDWLGIPGTFDQKGINGMAAAGTAAPVAAGLAGAVPVVLWRRRRLTRQSDAIEGADLTREG, encoded by the coding sequence TTGGCGGTCGGCGCACGATCCGGACACGACGAGCCCGAGGAGCGGCCGGACGGGCCCGCCGACCCGCCCGCACAGGCTCAGGCCGACAGCGGCGGTGGCGGCACCGCCGACGGCTCGGGGGGTGACGGTGAGCCGGGCGGCTCGGGCAGCGGCCCCAGGAAGCAGCGCTCCTTCTGGAAGGAGCTGCCGCTGCTCATCGGTATCGCGCTGATCCTGGCGCTGCTGATCAAGACGTTCCTGGTGCAGGCGTTCTCGATCCCCTCGGACTCGATGCAGGACACCCTCCAGCGCGGTGACCGCGTCCTGGTGGACAAGCTGACGCCGTGGTTCGGCTCCACGCCCGAGCGCGGCGAGGTCGTCGTCTTCCACGACCCGGGCGGCTGGCTGGAGGACCAGAAGCCGGCCGAGCCCAACGCGGTGCAGAAGTTCCTCAGCTTCATCGGCCTGATGCCGTCCGCCGAGGAGAAGGACCTGATCAAGCGGGTCATCGCGACCGGCGGCGACACAGTGGAGTGCAAGAAGGGCGGCCCGGTCAAGGTCAACGGCCACGCCCTGAACGAGCCGTACATCTACCCCGGCGACAGCGCCTGCGACGACATGCCGTTCGGCCCGATCAAGGTCCCCAAGGGCCGGATCTGGGTGATGGGCGACCACCGCCAGAACTCGCTGGACTCCCGCTACCACCAGGAGCTGCCGGGCGGCGGCACCGTCTCCAACGACGAGGTCGTGGGCCGCGCGTTCACCATCGCCTGGCCGCTCAACCGCATCGACTGGCTCGGCATCCCGGGCACCTTCGACCAGAAGGGCATCAACGGCATGGCCGCGGCCGGCACGGCGGCCCCGGTGGCCGCGGGGCTCGCGGGCGCGGTGCCGGTCGTGCTGTGGCGGCGGCGCAGGCTCACCCGGCAGAGTGACGCGATCGAGGGCGCCGACCTCACCCGGGAGGGCTGA